A window of Ignicoccus hospitalis KIN4/I contains these coding sequences:
- a CDS encoding M17 family metallopeptidase has translation MLRLKLTDVPPERLVGVKVKIFKNKDDFVEFASPFYTVEEVKPNSVVKVKKDGEGYVAAFCEDDFECATSLGKVLKQLRTSVVDLTNVEDPYPYITGIALTAWEFDKYKSEKREVEIVFSTPNKEVAQEALRHAEAQMFARDLASEPPNVLNPKTFPERVMEKVKGLPIEVEVLDENDLKKEGLELLLAVGKGSDVPPRLLIMRYYGGGEKLAMVGKGVTFDAGGYNLKPANYMKNMHADMSGAAAVAAATLYAAKLNLNVNLESYIPLAENLISGRAYKMEDIIRSYSGKYVHIGNTDAEGRLILADALAYAKRSSPKVTFTLATLTGAQIIALGYDIAALYATHDEDAEKVEEASKRTKELVWRMPLYEKYKEELKHPSADLSNVGKGRGAGSIIGALFLKEFAPERWVYLDIAGPAMAHEANAWWCSPYPTGWGARLMLATLKEYQ, from the coding sequence TTGCTGAGGCTTAAACTAACAGACGTTCCTCCGGAAAGGTTAGTAGGCGTAAAGGTTAAAATATTTAAGAACAAGGATGACTTCGTAGAATTCGCCTCCCCCTTCTATACGGTAGAGGAAGTTAAGCCTAACAGCGTCGTAAAGGTGAAGAAGGACGGAGAAGGTTACGTGGCCGCCTTCTGTGAGGACGACTTCGAGTGTGCCACATCGCTGGGAAAGGTACTAAAGCAGCTGAGGACCAGCGTAGTCGACCTAACGAACGTCGAAGACCCTTACCCCTACATAACCGGCATAGCACTGACTGCCTGGGAGTTTGACAAGTACAAGTCCGAGAAGAGGGAAGTGGAGATAGTTTTCAGTACGCCTAACAAGGAAGTGGCGCAAGAGGCGTTAAGGCACGCGGAAGCGCAGATGTTCGCCAGAGATCTCGCTTCCGAGCCTCCTAACGTTCTGAACCCCAAAACCTTCCCGGAGAGAGTAATGGAAAAGGTCAAGGGCTTACCAATAGAGGTAGAAGTCTTAGATGAGAACGACCTCAAGAAGGAAGGACTGGAGCTACTCTTGGCGGTCGGCAAGGGTTCCGACGTACCCCCGAGGTTGCTAATAATGAGGTACTACGGAGGCGGGGAGAAGCTCGCAATGGTAGGAAAGGGAGTCACCTTTGACGCCGGCGGATATAACTTGAAGCCGGCAAATTACATGAAAAACATGCACGCCGACATGAGCGGCGCTGCTGCAGTCGCCGCTGCGACGCTCTACGCAGCAAAACTGAACTTAAACGTCAACTTAGAGTCATATATTCCGTTAGCAGAGAACCTAATATCCGGGAGGGCCTACAAAATGGAAGATATCATAAGGAGTTACAGTGGCAAGTACGTCCACATAGGCAACACCGACGCGGAAGGCAGGCTTATCTTGGCCGACGCCCTAGCTTACGCTAAACGCTCGTCGCCCAAGGTGACTTTTACCTTAGCGACTTTGACGGGCGCCCAGATAATCGCCCTCGGGTACGACATAGCTGCGCTGTACGCCACCCACGACGAGGACGCCGAGAAGGTGGAGGAGGCCTCGAAGCGTACGAAGGAGCTGGTGTGGAGAATGCCTCTATACGAGAAGTATAAAGAAGAATTAAAGCATCCAAGTGCGGACTTGAGCAACGTGGGGAAGGGCAGGGGAGCCGGAAGCATAATCGGTGCGCTGTTCCTAAAGGAGTTCGCGCCGGAGAGGTGGGTGTACTTAGACATAGCCGGTCCAGCCATGGCCCACGAGGCCAACGCTTGGTGGTGCTCTCCCTACCCCACCGGTTGGGGCGCCAGGCTGATGTTAGCGACCTTGAAGGAGTACCAGTAG
- a CDS encoding P-loop NTPase, which translates to MILFFKKKKKGEEIVVGIEKENVYGTMSPKGGVGKTSITVEIAFLIAQRDYKVAMIDWDLWSPRLTSRLLGSSEGPGLLELLMGEASPDEVVRKVSFTTAEGKVIEVDLVPASDKEALVRGKVKRLAEELEDNYNKIRERAVSLVNYLSNTHDVVFNDYPVPSGPAPAPFHRVAASATHWLNIVIDAVPTTAEYAARYVEMFYPSLPIYMVFVNMIKPVHHEYRAAVAKAPELCKKFAARYVVFVPFDGKLYDVKVSGAAPPASINYKPTESAALKVLRDAAMRIARGDKPVGCVALHLKVL; encoded by the coding sequence ATGATACTCTTCTTCAAGAAGAAGAAGAAAGGAGAAGAAATAGTCGTTGGCATAGAAAAGGAGAACGTCTACGGCACTATGAGCCCCAAGGGAGGCGTCGGTAAGACTAGCATAACCGTAGAGATAGCGTTCTTGATAGCACAGAGGGACTACAAGGTAGCTATGATAGACTGGGACTTGTGGTCGCCCAGGCTAACGTCCAGGTTGCTGGGTTCGTCAGAAGGGCCGGGCCTCTTGGAGCTGTTGATGGGAGAAGCCAGCCCAGACGAAGTAGTCAGAAAGGTGAGCTTCACCACGGCAGAAGGAAAGGTGATAGAAGTTGATTTGGTCCCTGCATCGGACAAGGAGGCCTTGGTGAGGGGGAAGGTAAAGAGGTTAGCCGAAGAACTCGAGGACAACTACAACAAAATAAGGGAGAGGGCCGTAAGCTTGGTTAATTACTTGTCAAACACGCACGACGTCGTGTTCAACGACTACCCCGTCCCGAGCGGACCCGCGCCCGCCCCCTTCCACAGGGTGGCGGCCAGCGCTACCCACTGGCTAAACATAGTGATAGACGCCGTCCCGACTACTGCTGAGTACGCGGCCAGATACGTGGAAATGTTCTACCCTAGCCTACCCATATACATGGTGTTCGTTAACATGATAAAGCCCGTCCACCACGAGTACAGGGCGGCAGTCGCTAAGGCTCCGGAGCTCTGTAAGAAGTTCGCTGCCCGCTACGTAGTCTTCGTACCCTTCGACGGCAAGCTCTACGACGTCAAGGTCTCCGGCGCGGCCCCTCCCGCTAGCATAAACTACAAGCCCACCGAGTCGGCCGCTTTGAAGGTCTTGAGGGACGCCGCGATGAGGATCGCTAGGGGAGACAAGCCGGTAGGGTGTGTAGCTCTACACTTAAAGGTTCTCTGA